The Thermococcus sp. genome segment CGACCATCGTCGGGAACTCAAAGCCAAAGAGGTATTTCAGCTCGAAGAAACCTATGTGGAGAAGCCTGAAGGGGTTGAGGAGGTGAACTCCTCCCCTCTTTTTGAAGGGAAAGGGGAAATCCGCAAGGACGAGTTCCATGTTTTTCTCCCCAGCAATCCAGGCGAGCTTTGCTTCGTCAGGGTAAAAAAGCTCCCTCAATTTTCCTTCAATCGGCTCGTACTTCAGCCTTGGGAAGGTATACCTCAGCCCGACCGCTTCATGGGGCAGTTTGAGCCTTTCAGAAAATCCTAGAAGTGGTTTCGCGTTGAAACTTAGAAATACGAGTGTTCTAATGTTTCCCTTGACTTCCGGCCACTTCCGGGGTGGAAACCTTTTCTCGGCATCAATAATCGGGAGCAGAAACTCAAGTTCAGTCCCCTCGACGAGCTTTTCTGCCTCCTCAAGTTTTTCCCGCTTTATCTCCAGGTCGAGGTTTGAGTAAACGGTAACTTGCTTTACGCCGAGCCTCTCCCTGAGTTTTCCTATGGCGAGGCTATTGCCTATAACCACGCTTTTGTCAGTTCTGTCGTGGGTTATTATGAAGAGTTTATCCCCTTCGGGCTCATAGCGGACTTCATCTATCTTAAAGGGGCTCTCTGGAAGCCCGTGTTCTTTACGTATCACCCTTACGAGTTCCGCTATTCTCTCTGCCGTGAACATCGGGAGAACTTCCCAAGTGTGCTTTTAAGAAGATTGTTCCATAATAGGAACAAAAATTTTAAAATTATGGAACAAACTCTCGCCGGTGGTGGCGATGAAAATCGGAGCGAAGGAAATAGCCATCTCAGGCGTAATGCTGGGACTCGCTCTCCTTCTGGACGTTGCTCCCCTTGATTTTCCAACGGTATGGGGCATGAAAATTGACGTCGTTGCGGTTCCGATAATACTCGTTTACTTCCTCCTCGGATTCTGGGGTGGGGTTTTTGCGCTCGGACTTCTCTTCCTCGGTCTCAGCGTCGTTTCATCGGCCAGCTGGCTCGGGGCCATGATGAAAACAATAGCCACGTTTGGGGTTCTTATAGGGCTTGAAGTCGCAAGGAAGACCGTTGGCTTTGATATCAGGAACCACAGAAGGCTTCTGCTTTATGGAACAATTGCCTACGTCATTGGCGTGGCCATTAGAATACCCCTAATGCTCCTCCTGAACTACTACGTTGCCCTCCCCATATGGCTTGGACTGCCAAGGGAGCAGGTAATCCCAGTAGTTGAAAAGTGGACCCACGTTCCGTTCTGGGTTGCAATAGGGCTCCCAAACGCAATACAGAGCGTTATAGACGTTTTCCTGAGCTTGGCAGTCGCCGTTCCAGTTCTCAAGAGACTCCCGCACATCGGGTTTGAGGGCTCCCCATTGAGGGACTGAGCTTCTTTGAACTTTTTCCCTAACTAAAACCCTAACTAAAAATTAAACTAAAGGTTCCCAAGTATATCGTCCCCCTCAATCGTTCTTTCGCAGTAGTGACAGCGGAGCTTAAGTGGTTCTCTGCTCTCGACCCTGAACTTCGGGGTAACGTGCTCGTGATTGCTAACACAGTTTGGGTTGGGGCACCTCAGGATTCCGACTATCTTATCGGGAATCTCCACTTTGAACTTCTCAACGATTTTGTAGTCCTTCACGATGTTGACGGTAGCCAAAGGCGCTATTAGCGCGATTTTATTGACTTCCTCCTCGCTGAGATAGCGACCCTCGATCTTAACGATGTCCTTCCTTCCGAGCTTCTTGCTCGGGACGTTGGAGGCTATAAGCAGGGTTCCGCCGTTGGGCCTTGTTAATCCGAGAATCTCTATCACCTTCAACCACTTCCCAGCGGGGATGTGGTCTATCACAGTTCCCTCAGGGATTACTTCAACCTTAAGCTCTGGCATTCAGAGCACCCCCAGCGTTAATCCGAGAAGGGCCATCCTCACCGGAACACCTGAGAACACTTGGCGGAAGTAGAGCGCGTGTTTGCTCTTATCTACCTCCGGGTGAATCTCGTCAACCCGCGGTAGCGGGTGCATTACCCTAAGACTCTCCTTGGCGTTCTTGAGGATTGATAAGTTTACCTGGTAGCTTCCCTTCACCTTAAGGTACTCCTCCTCGTCCGGAAACCTTTCGCGCTGAATTCTCGTGACGTAGAGGAGGTCTAATTCGGGAATTACCTCCTCCAAGTCGGTAGTCTCGTGCACCTCGAGGCCCTTCTCGCGGAGCTCCTCAACGATGTGCTTCGGCATCCTCAAAAGCTCGGGGGAAATCAGGTAGAGCTCGACGTCGTAGAAAGCTAGAGCCTCCGCCAAGCTGTGGACGGTCCTTCCGTACTTTAAATCACCGAGCAGGCCGATTGTTAATCCATCAATACTCCCGAAAGCTCTCTTTATCGTGTAGAGGTCCAGCAAAGTCTGAGTCGGATGTTGGTTACTCCCGTCGCCGGCGTTTATGACCGGGACTTCCGCAACTTCAGCGGCAAGTCTCGCGGCACCCTCCATGGGGTGCCTTATTACGATGACGTCGCTGTACTGCTCTACCGTCTTTATCGTGTCAGCCAAACTTTCACCCTTCTTGACGCTCGTGCTCGATGCAGAGGAGAACCCTATGACGGAACCACCGAGTCTGTGCATCGCCGATTCAAAGCTCAGGCGCGTTCTCGTCGACGGCTCGAAGAAAAGGGTCGCCAGAATTTTCCCGCGGGCGTAGTCGAGCGAGCCCTTCTCGTTGAGCCCCTCTTCAAGCCTTTCGGCAACTTTCAAAACGAACTCGATATCTTCCTTCGAGAAGTCCCTTATGCTTATCACATCGCGTCCTTTCCACCCCATAAGAGCCCTTCCCATGTAAAAAACGATGGGTTTTTAAACGTTTTTTGACATCAACTTGTGGACAATAACGATTTAAATCCCCGCGGGTTTAATAACTCGGTTTTAGGGTGATGGTATGAAGACGCCGAGCGTTTACATCGCCGAGGAGCTCATGCCGTACCTCCGCGCGAAAATAGCCGAAATTCTTTACCGTGGGGGCCTTAGACAGTCGAGGATAGCCAAGTACCTCGGCATAACTCAGGCAATGGTTAGTAAATATCTCGGGGGCAACTACAGGAGACCCCCGGGAGATGTTGCAGGTCTTCTAGATTCAATCGCCGAAGAGATAGCAAGCCTAATACTCACTGGAGCGTCAAAAGACGAAATCATAGCATTCACATCGAGGAGGCTTTTCGAACTATTCTCGTCAGGAAAGTTGTGCAAACACTACGCCAAATATGCCGGGGTAAGCGAAGAGACCTGCAGGTCTCTCTTCGTTTTCGGCCACTCAACTGCAGTAGAGGATATGAAACTCGCCCTTCGGGAGCTCTTGTCACTCTCCAGACTGCCAGAACTCATTCCGGAGGTGAGGAGTAACCTTGCCTATGCCCCGCCCGGGGCCAAGAGCCCCTCAGACGTAATCGCGATTCCGGGGAGGATAACCCTAGTAAAGGGCAGACCTTATGCTCTTCCCCCCGAGCCGGGGGCAAGCAAATTTACCGCCTTGTTGATTTTGGCCGTCGCAGATAGAAACCCAGAAATCAGGAGCGTCATGAACGTCAAACTCAACGAGAGGATTGCCAGAGCGGTAAAGAGATTGGGATTTGAATACGCCGAGACTAGGACCGGCGGTTTAAGCGATGAAGACGCAGTTAAGGAGATAGCGAACATCTTTGAAAAGTCATCGCCAGATTTCGTCCTCGACTGGGGTGGGGAAGGAGTTGAACCTCTCGTTTACGTCTTCGGCAGGAACCCCTTTGATGTTGTGAAAAAGGTAAAGACCCTGCTGGAGGTGGTGTGATGGCCGTTTTTACCAAGGAGCTCCGCTTCTCAACCCGGGGTGAGATTGACCTCGTGGACATAACGGCGGAAGTTGAGCGGGTCGTTGAGGAGAGTGGAATAAAGAACGGCCATGTTCTCGTCTTCGTTCCGGGGGCAACTGGCGCTATAGTTACGATAGAGCACGAGTCCGGCCTTTTAGAGGACTTTAAGCGGACCGTGAGGGAGCTCATCCCAAGAGGAAGGGGCTATCTCCACGACAGGATAGACGATAACGCCCAC includes the following:
- a CDS encoding ECF transporter S component, with protein sequence MKIGAKEIAISGVMLGLALLLDVAPLDFPTVWGMKIDVVAVPIILVYFLLGFWGGVFALGLLFLGLSVVSSASWLGAMMKTIATFGVLIGLEVARKTVGFDIRNHRRLLLYGTIAYVIGVAIRIPLMLLLNYYVALPIWLGLPREQVIPVVEKWTHVPFWVAIGLPNAIQSVIDVFLSLAVAVPVLKRLPHIGFEGSPLRD
- the pyrI gene encoding aspartate carbamoyltransferase regulatory subunit, coding for MPELKVEVIPEGTVIDHIPAGKWLKVIEILGLTRPNGGTLLIASNVPSKKLGRKDIVKIEGRYLSEEEVNKIALIAPLATVNIVKDYKIVEKFKVEIPDKIVGILRCPNPNCVSNHEHVTPKFRVESREPLKLRCHYCERTIEGDDILGNL
- the pyrB gene encoding aspartate carbamoyltransferase; amino-acid sequence: MGWKGRDVISIRDFSKEDIEFVLKVAERLEEGLNEKGSLDYARGKILATLFFEPSTRTRLSFESAMHRLGGSVIGFSSASSTSVKKGESLADTIKTVEQYSDVIVIRHPMEGAARLAAEVAEVPVINAGDGSNQHPTQTLLDLYTIKRAFGSIDGLTIGLLGDLKYGRTVHSLAEALAFYDVELYLISPELLRMPKHIVEELREKGLEVHETTDLEEVIPELDLLYVTRIQRERFPDEEEYLKVKGSYQVNLSILKNAKESLRVMHPLPRVDEIHPEVDKSKHALYFRQVFSGVPVRMALLGLTLGVL
- a CDS encoding thiamine-phosphate synthase family protein, translated to MKTPSVYIAEELMPYLRAKIAEILYRGGLRQSRIAKYLGITQAMVSKYLGGNYRRPPGDVAGLLDSIAEEIASLILTGASKDEIIAFTSRRLFELFSSGKLCKHYAKYAGVSEETCRSLFVFGHSTAVEDMKLALRELLSLSRLPELIPEVRSNLAYAPPGAKSPSDVIAIPGRITLVKGRPYALPPEPGASKFTALLILAVADRNPEIRSVMNVKLNERIARAVKRLGFEYAETRTGGLSDEDAVKEIANIFEKSSPDFVLDWGGEGVEPLVYVFGRNPFDVVKKVKTLLEVV
- a CDS encoding secondary thiamine-phosphate synthase enzyme YjbQ, producing MAVFTKELRFSTRGEIDLVDITAEVERVVEESGIKNGHVLVFVPGATGAIVTIEHESGLLEDFKRTVRELIPRGRGYLHDRIDDNAHSHLRATLLGASECFPVVDGKLIRGTWQQIFFVELDVRPRHRRVIVQVVG